The Prochlorococcus marinus str. MIT 9301 genome window below encodes:
- a CDS encoding SDR family NAD(P)-dependent oxidoreductase: MKGLALVVGAGGIGTQLARDLNESEKDLDVVLCGRKSEFNPFWELDIEDSQSLLQLKNKISNHPSKLRLVVNATGRLHTDSLQPEKRLQHLDKKNMMESFSINAFSPILLAKAIEEFIPKDVEFNFASISARVGSIGDNQTGGWYSYRAAKSAQNQFFKSLSIEWARRFPKATITLLHPGTVDTDLSRPFHKFVPEHKLFSKEKSSQFLINIIKNQSPESTGKFIAWDSSEIPW, translated from the coding sequence ATGAAAGGCTTAGCCTTAGTTGTAGGGGCAGGTGGAATTGGAACACAATTAGCTAGAGATCTGAATGAAAGTGAAAAAGATTTAGATGTTGTTTTGTGTGGAAGAAAAAGTGAATTTAATCCTTTTTGGGAATTAGATATAGAGGATTCTCAATCCCTTTTGCAGTTAAAAAATAAAATATCAAATCATCCTTCAAAATTAAGGCTAGTTGTTAATGCTACAGGTAGACTTCATACTGATTCTCTTCAACCAGAAAAAAGATTACAACATCTTGATAAAAAAAATATGATGGAAAGTTTTTCAATAAATGCCTTTTCTCCTATTTTATTAGCGAAAGCGATTGAAGAATTTATACCAAAAGATGTTGAGTTTAATTTTGCAAGTATAAGTGCAAGAGTTGGTAGCATTGGAGATAATCAAACTGGAGGATGGTATTCATATAGAGCTGCAAAATCTGCGCAAAATCAGTTTTTTAAATCTTTAAGTATTGAATGGGCTAGACGTTTCCCAAAGGCTACTATCACATTGCTTCATCCAGGAACAGTAGATACTGATTTGTCTAGACCTTTTCATAAATTTGTTCCAGAACATAAATTATTTAGTAAAGAAAAATCTTCCCAATTCTTGATCAATATTATTAAAAATCAATCACCAGAATCTACAGGCAAATTTATTGCATGGGACAGCTCGGAGATACCTTGGTAA